One Formosa sp. Hel3_A1_48 genomic window, CTGCTGATCCTAATTTGGATTATGCCTCTCAAAATTCAAATGTTTTAGATCAGTCTGGCAATTTCAAAGTTAAGACCCTGTTTAGTAATGTTAATTTGGTTGAACAATTTAGCCCCCTAATAAAAGTGGATTTCGAAATGAAAAACTCCATTAAGCTATCTACAGAAATCAAAAAAGACCGAAGCTTATCCATGAGCTTTGACAATAACTTGTTAACAGAAATCCAGGGGTATGAATATATTTTCGGATTAGGTTACCGCATAAAAGATCTACGTATCAGGTCGAAATTGGCGGGACCTCGAAAAATCATAAAGAGTGATTTGAATATGAAAGCCGATTTGTCTGTACGGAATAACAAGACAATAATAAGATATTTGGATTTAGACAATAATCAAGTGAGTGCTGGCCAAACAATATGGAGTTTAAAATACGCGGCTGATTATGCTTTTAGCAGCAATTTGACTGCTATATTTTATTTTGATTACGCATTCTCAGAATATGCAATATCTACGGCCTTTCCACAAACCACTATAAGGTCTGGATTTACTCTGCGATATAATTTTGGAAACTAATTTATACAATAACAATAGAAAAAATGAATGTACCTGATGAATTAAAATACACCAAAGACCATGAGTGGGTTAGCGCCAAGGGCGATATACTCACGATTGGGATTACTGATTTTGCTCAAGGCGAACTAGGGGATATCGTTTATGTTGAAGTAGATACATTGGACGAGATCCTCGAAGCTGAAGAAGTTTTTGGTACGGTTGAAGCCGTAAAAACTGTTTCTGATTTGTTCCTTCCAGTTGCTGGAGAAATTATTGAATTTAATGATTCGCTAGAAGA contains:
- the gcvH gene encoding glycine cleavage system protein GcvH encodes the protein MNVPDELKYTKDHEWVSAKGDILTIGITDFAQGELGDIVYVEVDTLDEILEAEEVFGTVEAVKTVSDLFLPVAGEIIEFNDSLEDEPEKVNDDPYGAGWMIKLKCSNLADLEELMSADDYKALIGV